In bacterium, the DNA window GCCGCTCCGTCACATCGACCGCCGCGCAGGTCACGCCGGTCACCGCGCCGCTGGCATCACGCAGCGGCTCCACCGAGAGGTCGAAATGCAGCCGCCGCCCATCGAGCGTCACCACCACATGTCGGCGCACGCCGATTCCGGACTCCATCACCCCGCGCTTCAGTTCGGTCAGCAGCGCGGCTTCCTCCGGCTGGAAGACATCCGCGTCGGTAAGCCCGATGACGCCTGACGGACCATACCCGGGCAGGGGATTGTACATCCATGTGTAGCGCAGATCGCGGTCCTGCTGAAAGACCTGGATCGCCGAATTGTCCAGCGCCAGACGGAACCGTTCCTCGCTCTGTCGCAGCGCCTCGGTGGCGCGCCGGCGCTCGCTTTCAGCCGCCGCGCGCACCGCGAAGATGCGCAACAGGGACACCGTGCGATTGATGTCCTCCACCGGACGCCGGAACAGCACCCAGAGAACGCCGAGGATGGCGCCGGCGCTGTCGCGCAGCGCCTGGCCCACATAGGCCGCAGCTCCGTGCTCGCGCAGGTAATCATCATAGGGGAATTGCTCCTGCACTCCGTCCACACAGGCGAAACTGCCTTCGGCCAGGGCAATAGCGCACGGTGTGCCCGCCAATTCGTATTCCAGATCGTCGACGAACGCGCCGTCTTTTACGTAGGCGATCGTCCGAATGCGCGTCGCCGGGTCATCGAGCGCCTGCCCGATGCTGACCATGTCGGCGCCCAACGCTTCCGCCAGACGGAGGGCCAGCATCCGGAAGAACTCATCGCCGGTCGCCGCCGACACCCCGCGAGCCACCCGCCAGATCATCTGATCGGCCTGGCGCCGCTCGGTGATATCCAGTGCCGAGCCGACAAACCCTTGGTAAATCCCGTTGATGTCCCAGCGCGGCGTGCCGGTGTTCAACAGCGTCCGCCAACGCCCCTCCGCCGACTTCACGCGGAACTCGTTTTCAAAACGCTGCCGGTTGCGCATCGCCTCTTCGATCGTTCCCCAGGCCCCACGAAGGTCATCGGGGTGCATCGCTGACAGCCATCCGTGCCCCATCGCCTGCGCCACCGTCTGCCCGGTCAGTTTCTCCCAGGTCTGGTTGACGAAGACACAGTGCGTCTCGACGTCGGTCATCCAGATGACCGCCGGTGTCAGATTCGCCACGCTGCGGAAGCGTTCCTCGCTTTCCGCGAGCGCCAGCGCGACCTCGTGCTGTTCGGTGACATCCTGCGACGAACCGATGTAGCCCATGAAATCGCCGCCGGGCGCGAAGCGCGGGACGCCGTTGATGTGCACCCAGCGCCACTGCCCGTCATGACGGCGCAGCCGCACGGTGGTCGCGTAAGGTTTCCAGGCGCGAAACGCCTCGGTGTAGTCGTGCATTACCCGCTCGCGATCGTCCGGATGGATGGCATTCACCCAACCCGAGCCGATCAGATCGTCGTATGCCAGCCCCGTGAACTGCATCACCCGAGGTTGGCGAAGGTGATCCCCATATCCAGGCCGGAGGCCCAGATCATAATCGGCGTCGAATCGGCGATGTTGCGGAAGCGCGCCTCGCTTTCGCGCAACGCCTCCTCGATCCGCTTTTGCGGCGTGATGTCGATGACCAGGCCTTCCAGACAACGGATGCTGCCGCTGCCGCCGCGGACCGCGCGTCCCTGCTCCCACACCCAGCGGATATCGCCGTTGGCGCGCACGATCCGGTACTCCAGTTGGTAACTGGTGTCGTCGCGCACGCACTGCATCACCGTCTCGGCCACCCGTTGGCGGTCGTCGGGATAGATCAGCCGCGCATAGGTCGTGGTCCGGTTCTGCATCAGATCATGCGGCTCATAGCCGGTCAACGCCAGGCACCCCTGGCTGACAAACAGCATCGTCCAATTCTCGTCCGGCAGACAGCGATACGCCATGCCCGGGAGATTGGACAACAGCGTCGACAACGTCCGCTGACTTTCACGCAGACGCTGTTCCGCCTCTCGTCGCTCCGATACGTCGCGCATCACCGCGCTGAAAAGCTGCCGGCCGCCGGCGTGGAACACCGAGACCGTCACCTCGACAGGGAAAGTCGATCCGTCGCGATGCTGTCCCTCGAATGTGCGCGTCGTGCCCACCACCGCCGCGCCGTCTCTGCGCCCATCCAACATTTCGGTCAGGGCCGCGTGGTGCTCGGCGCGTTGCGCCGCCGGCATCAGCTCCTCCAACGCCAGGCCGCTCAGTCCCCCCGACGGATATCCGAACATCTCCTCCGCCGCTGGATTGGCGCTGACGATCCGCCCCTCGGCATCGGCAGTGAGAATCCCGTCCGTCGCCGTCATCAGGATCGCCTCATTCTGTGCCCGGCTGTCCTCCAGCGCGACATGCATGCGCTCACGCCAGATCAGAAGCAGCGCCATCAGCCAGATCGACCCCAGCGCGAGCAGCCGCTCCACCGACATCGCCAGCGTGATATTCTCCGCCACCAGCCAGTGGTAGAGGTGGTCGATGCCCATGATCGCAGTGCAGAGGATCGAGAATAACAGACCCGACCGACGCCCCAGCGCGATGAACGCCACCGCCACCAGAGGCACGAAGCCCATCGACAACACTGCCCCCCCGACGTGGAAGGACTCCAGCAGGGAGATCATCACAATCGCGGCAAGAATGCCTAGACTGATAAACGGTCTTGGCCTGGGAGTCAAATGCATGGAACGGTTCACGTCATCCCTAGTGTCTGCAGCCCACTGCGCGCGAATCCGGCCGGTCAGGAACGTGATTCGCCTGCCCTACCAATGAGTTATCGGGATGCCACGAAATGTCTTAACGCGCGCTGCTTCGATCTGCGCGGAGATGGGCCGAAGGCGATCGCCGCACAGACACGCGATGGTCCGTCGCATGAGGCAACGGGTTGCGATCGAAGTGGAGAGTATAACAGTCTGTCACACAGAGGGATCAGCCGTCAATCTCTGCTGGCGCAAGAGGTTCCCCGTCATCAAACCGTGGCGGCAGACAAAATAGTATTTGCCTTGACCGAATGAACACATAATCTGTCACCATTGTCGGAGCGTCAAATTGACGCCCGGTCAATTTGGCCACATTGAAAGGAGCACACCTGTGAAGGATCGCACGATCAGCCATCGGCAGTTTGCGGCCGCCCTTGCCTGCGCCGGACTCATCACGCTGGCCGGATGCGGCGGTGGCGGGGGAGACCAGTCCGCCTCCAAACCGGCCAGTCAGCCGTCCACCCAAGTCCCGCCCGCCCAGGCCGCGGCGGCCACCGCGCGCATCAACGGTCGGATCAAGTTCGATGGCGTCGCGCCCAAGCCCACCAAGATCATGATGGACGCCGACCCCGTCTGCCAGAAGCAGCACGCCACCGAAGCCTACACCAACGAATACGTCGTCG includes these proteins:
- a CDS encoding PAS domain S-box protein, which gives rise to MISLLESFHVGGAVLSMGFVPLVAVAFIALGRRSGLLFSILCTAIMGIDHLYHWLVAENITLAMSVERLLALGSIWLMALLLIWRERMHVALEDSRAQNEAILMTATDGILTADAEGRIVSANPAAEEMFGYPSGGLSGLALEELMPAAQRAEHHAALTEMLDGRRDGAAVVGTTRTFEGQHRDGSTFPVEVTVSVFHAGGRQLFSAVMRDVSERREAEQRLRESQRTLSTLLSNLPGMAYRCLPDENWTMLFVSQGCLALTGYEPHDLMQNRTTTYARLIYPDDRQRVAETVMQCVRDDTSYQLEYRIVRANGDIRWVWEQGRAVRGGSGSIRCLEGLVIDITPQKRIEEALRESEARFRNIADSTPIMIWASGLDMGITFANLG